The genomic region TCCAGTCACGAAACTGTGCCTCCTGGCTCTTGCCGAACCCTCTTCTCTTGAGGAGAGGGGAAGCTCTAGCAAATAGCTAGCTAGATACCACGAAGGGTTTTGAACCCCATAGCACATGACAGCAAACCATGGGTCTGACCATTGAAATAGGGTAAAAGAACCAGTTCCAGGGTGCTGGGGTTCTGTGTGCAAATGGCTCTTAAGAATGGTATTGCCAATACTTTTGGTTGCAAGTAATGAAAGAAATCCAGGTATAGCATTTACGGCTCTAGTAAAATCTAGCTTTAGACAAGAGGAAATCTATTCTCTATTGGAAGATTGTGAACATAACCCCTTTTTCTGGCAGCAGCACAGAAGTACTCGGGGTTTAGGGTTTAGAACTAGAAAGAAAGCCTCACCCTCAGAATGACAGTTTAATTCATAGACATTGTCCCTTGAAATTGATTCATTGGATAACTCCCAATGGGTAAGTCAAAAAAAAAAAAAAAAAAAAAAATAGAAAAAGGACGAGAGATAAGGCTTGGGTTAGAATAGCACTTTTGCCAACTCTATATATTTATTTTCTTGCCTTGAAATCGGTTCATTGAATAATTACTTCCAATGGGTTTGTAAAAGAAAAGAAAAGAAAAGAGGTTTGGGTTAAATTAGGGTTGTCCCAGTATATGCATGCTGTGCAAAGAAGACTGCCAAATGTAAGTTCTGGCCTTGGTCTGGAAATGCATGCTAACTCGTAATTGTGGACGCAGTTCCTTTTCAGCTAAAGCATCTTGATTGCTCTTAAATTCTTGTAGTCTTCATTGGTCTGGAACACTTTCACGTAGCGTATACCTTGCTTCTACTTGCTCTAGACCAAAAAATGCCAATCAAATAAGCTTGCTCTGTTTTTGTGGGTCAAAAATCTGGAAAGAACAGGTTTAAATTGATATGCATTGAGCAGCCATGTTTGTAATGCAATCTTAATTACAAAGTTTATTTACATTTTCAGGTGGTGATTTTTGCAAGCCAAGTGTTTGGTGTCTTCATTTACATGCTCCATCTGAACAGACGAGGAGGCGCTATGAACTTTAATTACGGACCTTTGTTGGCGGTCACAATGTTAGATGACCATTAGATCAAATCATACATTTTCACCTGAAGTTGAGCAAAGCCATTTATATGTATCCATCTTAACCCTGCATAAATAACACAAAAGCTTACTCAAATGAGAAACGTTATGCAATACAAAGAGCTGCATTCTTATGCACATATTTTGGTTTTGTTCTGTGGAAGTAACAACGCAAAGAAAATCTTCGACAGAGTTACTCCCATCTTAGTTACAAAACCAATTTGTACACATTCTTTTCAACGTAAGTGTTTTTTTTCTTTTCACCGTGGTAATCTACTTGGTCGATCAAAATTCAGTACCAGTTGATCGTGACACACTAGGGCGGAGGTCGTGACTTGGGCAATTATTGATATAATTTTAAGATAAAAAAGGAAATTAGAAATACAGAAGCTCTGCCTCTGTGAGTGGGTTCTCCACGTCTCACAGACACACACACACCTGAACTGAAACAAGGTCGTCAAACACTGAAAGAGCCAAAGAGAGAAAATGCAGTCATCACTTTCATACTCCCACTGCAACAAAACCTTCACATTCAAACCAAACCCAAACCCCATTCCAAACCAGTCCCTACTCAGACCCACTAAACCCTCCTCCAAACCACCAACACCACCTTCCTCCTCCATCCACCTCACACTAAGATCCCACTCCCACCCACAACCACTCTCCCCTCAAAACCCCAAAAGACCCTTCTCCTCAGTGACCCCACTTGGTTCAGGCATTTCCTCCAACAGCTTCAGTGCCAATGGCAACCGGAGCTTCCGGGACTGGGTCGAGGCGGCGAGTGAGGCTGTGTCCAATGCCTTTCCGATTTGGGTCGCTTTGGGGTGCCTGTTGGGCTTGCTCAGCCCAGCTTCCTTCAACTGGGTCACCCCCAAGTTCAATTTTTTGGGGTTAACAGTCACTATGCTTGGGATGGGTATGACTCTAACGTTCAATGACCTTAGGGATGCTCTTGCTATGCCCAAGGAGCTGTTTTGCGGCTTCGCTCTTCAATACTCGGTAGTTATCATTGTGTGGAAATTGGAATGTTTGTTATAGTAGGATTCGTTGTCGAAGACTAGATGTTTTTGATTGGTTTCAAACTCAATGTTGTTTGTAGGGATGTGTGTTATGAGTTGTTCAATGTGTTTAAGGTTGGAAGCTGTTTACGTTTGTGGTTTTGAATGTGAGTTTGTTGTTTCAGGTGATGCCTTTATCAGGGTATTTTGTGAGCAAGCTTTTGAATCTGCCGTCGCATTATGCGGCTGGTTTGATATTGGTTGCGTGCTGCCCGGGTGGTATGTCTTCATATGATGTATATTTGTGTGATATATCCTTCGCTCTATCATCTTTCTGTCCGAAATTAATTTTCTTGCTTGTTGACTTTTTGCAGGGACGGCAAGTAACATTGTCACTTATATTGCACGGTATGTTCTACTCTCTTCTTGTTCGGTTATTTGTGTCAAGAGGTCTAGTAAAGTTCCAGTTTTATATAGTTTCCTCATAATCAATGTCGATTTGCGTCCATCTGGCTATCCCCAACATGATCCCAATTTCACATGACCTCTGTATTTTGTTAGGTCCAAGTCATCTATTTCAAAAACTATTTTCTGACCATATAAGCAGCATGTGGTACTCATTGCACTCCTCTATGTTGCCAGCAATAAAGTTTGCTGGAGGAGTTCGATAAGTATAGTTATCTTCCGGTATATGTTATAGGATTGAAGCACCATGGTTGTCTCTAACCATCTGGAATTCTTGTGGTGAATCAGGAGTTACATGCATGAACTTGAGATCACATTAAAATCTTACTACTTCATCCTGCTTAGTTTTATGTACAGTATAGTCAATAACATTAGATAGAGGGAAGGGTGATACATATTAAGCTGCATAGGATTGATGTTAAAGTTGACACAATTGAAATTTTTAGCGCCATCATTATTGATATTCTGACCAGGGGGATAGAAGTCTACTTTTGCCTCCTGCTTTTTCATTTTGCTCTACATGGCCAAAACATCTGATGTCATTTATGTTTTTCCAGTGGAAATGTGGCACTTTCAGTGTTAATGACAGCAGCAAGCACTGTATCAGCCGTGGTTGGTAAACTGACACAGCTTTCTAGAAGATTAAAGCATCTTCTAGAACAATATTTAGATACATAGGTTCAAAGCCCTCTTTTTTGGTAACATTTTCTGAAGTCTTATATCCATTCATGTTGTAGATCATGACCCCCTTTCTCACAGCCAAACTTGCTGGTCAATACGTTGCAGTCGATGCAGCTGGGATGTTATTCTCTACACTGCAGGTGACATTCCTTAATTTACCGCCACTTCGTAGTAGTAGTTGTTGCTTTGATAAATTATCTGAAGCTACAATATGTTTTGTACAGGTTGTCCTTCTTCCTGTGATTGCCGGTGCTTTTCTGAATCAGTACTTCCAAGGTCTGGTTAAATTTGTCTCCCCCTTGATGCCCCCCATTGCTGTGGCAACAGTAGGTGTTCTTTGTGGGAATGCAATTGCCCAGAGTTCCTCTGCAATCCTTACATCAGGTCTACAAGTTGTGCTAGCTTCATCTCTTCTGCATGCATCTGGATTTTTCTTTGGGTACGTGCTTTCAAGGTTACTTGGGCTTGATGTGGCAGCATCAAGAACTATCTCAATCGAGGTTGGCATGCAGGTTAGCAAATCTCACTTTCTCTCATAGAACTAATTTCTATGATTTTGTCCACTAAATCTTTCTAGCTTTCCACTCTTAATTACCTTGTAGAGAATAGACATTGTAGTCATCCGGTATCCCACATTGACTTCTTGTTTTGTTTGGTCGCCAACATTGTGCATGTAAATACTCTTGCTAGAATGTATGTCATTATATGAGTAACTAGTAAGAGGATATTCGTTTTGTGAGCAAGTCAAACCCTACTACAGTATTGTGTTTTTGTATTGACTGCGTGTTCTTGTTAACTGTATGTTTCAGAATTCAGTGCTTGGGGTTGTTCTAGCTACTCAGCACTTTGGAAATCCTCTTACTGCAGTACCATGTGCGGTTTCCAGCGTTTGCCATTCAATCATTGGTAGTGCCTTGGCAGGAATATGGAGACGGAGCGTGCCGAAAGAGCAAGAATGAAATGTGAATGTAGAAACTAGAGACAATCAGTATGAATAATTCTTCTGTATATTATATGAGCCGATAGTCGTATCCATTGTTGGCTATGAGCACTTAGTAGACTGGCTCAGACTCGAATAAACTAAGGACATCAAAACAACGGTATTGTAGAACATCTCATAATTTAATTGTTAAGCGTGGCTAGAGCATGTTACAGTCTATACCAAAGCCGATGCCTATCAGTTTGTTTAGTCTCAGCAGGACGTTGAACGAAATTTTCTGATAGTGCATCAGTACATAACTGCATATATTTATCAACGCTCCCAGGCATGCACTACAATACCACAACCATTTGGTTGCAGCACAACTTCTGGTTTTTATTTTGATAAACGCCAAACATTAGCTATCATTTTGTATTATTTCGTTGTGTAAATTAAAAACTTTTGGCCTTGTTTGGTTCGCATGAAGTAACAATCAGGAAAAAAAGTTGTTTATTTTCTACGTTTGGGAACACCGAAGGAAATGAAGGGAGGTAGAGCTTCTAATGAGGACTTTATATTGAAGACCAAGTGATGATTTTTGAATTAACGGTTGGATCACATGCACAATGAAATCTGAAAATATTAATTAAAGTTTGAAACACTCATCCAACCATTCACTTGAAAATCCTTACTTGGTCTTCATTATAAACTTCGCGTTGTTACCGCCACGTTTTGGAGTTGTTGGAGAAGTTGCTCACTCTTGATCCTTCGAAGAGAATATTGCCAAGGATGCTTTGGATGCTGACTACTTCTGGACTGATCCATTACCATGTGATCCGAAAAGTCTGCCCAAAAAGCTAGATATTAGAAATGAGCATGATGATATGAAAAAGCGACAAACCCGTGGATTATGCTGCTGTTTTGCAAGATGAGGAACATGTTGTGAAACGTCAGAAACCAGTGGAGTACCAACAACGACAAACCCGTGGCGTTACACCACCCCTTCATCAGCAATCTGAATAAGCAGAAGCCAGAGAGCAACAACCTTACCGTGACCGGCCAGCTACCGTTCTCAGCCACCGGTTGCTGCATGGCCTCGCCACCGTTATGAGAGTAGGCCTCCTCGGCCCTATAATGGGGCAAAAAGATATTATCAAAATGATCGTTCTGCTTCAGGTCGGGACGCAATCGGCGTTATTAGCTATTACAAGTTATGACTCTTCATCTCAGAAAGGAATGAATGCAAGATAGTATCTTGCAAGGTTCTAAAAAACGATGGGCGCTAGTCGGGTGGACAGCGCCTAAAAGATTAATCGGGGATTAAACGGGGATTAATCGGATTTGTATTTTTGTATTTATTTTATTTTTTAACAACAAATAATTATATAAATACAATTAAAATATGTATTATAATGTCTGAAAATAACGAAAAAAACATGTAACGCTGAAAATAATAAAAATACATAGCATATGTCCTTAAAAATGTACTAACAACAATGTTCTTAGGAAAATAAGAAATACAATTCAACAACAATGTCATTGAAGTAAGTAAGAAACACAATTAAACAACAATATCTTTAAGAAAATCCAAGAATAAAAAACACAATTCACCAACTAGGCAACAATGTCTAAATATAATTCAAATAACTAAAAATACATTCTTGTAAGTTGTAAGCCTACTCCTCCTATTCTTCTTCTCCACATCCTTAAAGTACTTCTTTGGTACTAGAGCCAAACTCAAAATCCATAGTTTCTTCTTCCTCTTCATTTGAATCCATGGTTTTCACTTTAAAAAATAAAAAATAAAAAAAATAAAGTTTTTTGGCCGCCCAACCGCCTAGGTGCCAGCCCAGCCGCCCAACAGCCCACCCAGCCGCCTAGGCGGCCAAAAAACGGCCGGCCGCCTACACTCGCCGATTTGCTAAAATCGGGATGGCAACCATTCTCCGGACGCCCAGGCGGCCGCCTAGGCCGTTTTTTAGAACCTTAGTATCTTGTACTGTGTTAGATGCATGTTGCCATTTGTTTAGTTATTACTACAGAGGCTGAGATACAAATCTGTGACAGAGTTTTGTTCTTAGTTGTCACTGTAGTTACTTAAGATCGAAGGATCAAGAGAAAAAGTTTTAAAATTCAGGTTGCAATGGACCTTAGCAAGGCAAAGGAGATGGTAGGAATATATAGTCTAATCCCATTTCCTGTCTGTGGAAAGTACTGTTTGCAGTTTTCACTTTCATCCAATGTTATTCTTGCCTGCTAAAATATTTCATGGTATCGTGTCGATATATAGAAGTTTATTGTATGCTGAACAAGAAATCAGCAGAGGAAAAATTGCTACTGCAGGAAAACATGGATGAACAATTGCTGTGATGACTACTCGCAATATACTGAGTCTTGAGCTTCATTATTATTATTTTTTTTAAATTAGTTCTTTATCTCATGTCATCATGAATTCATGATCATATATCAGATGGTTTTAATTTATTATTTATTTTAATAACTTGTTTTCAAGCACGAACCGGTTCAACTTTTCCTCTCAGTTGCTTAAAGGGTCAGATCAGCAACACAAAATATAGTGTTTGAAGTGCAAGTGCTCTGGTCTTTGCCGTTCCTCTATAATCAGTTTCAGTTTTGTCTGCTTGCTATTTTGAATGCTAGTAAGGTTTGCTGATCTCTTTCTCTTGGTAGCAGAAGCAACTTTCTCTCTGTATTTTCTCAACTTTTGTGTGCTAGAGTATCTGGTTGAATTCCTTTATGAAGTTTATGCACTGATATTTGATGCCAAATATTGGAGCATTGCGCCTTATTTCGTCGTAAACTAAGAGCCTTTAAACATTAAACACGGCGGTCGGAGAGTACTTGTGTTATTTTGTAGGTAACGTCTTGACATGATCTCCGAAACTGTGTGATTTCAACAACAACAAAAAAAGTGTTATGTTTTTAATACAATGGTTACCTACTCAATTTACTGTTCTAGTGTTTTACTTTTTTACGTACATCTGTGGTAACTTAATACTAACATGAATAACCCCCGATCAGAATGCGATGTCGTTTTTGTCTTCTTATCAGCTTTTCTCTCATCTTCTTCCTTCTTCCTTTTCTGAGTTTGACACCCAGCGCCGTCTCACCGCGCACTACCGTCAGCCGTCCCCGGTGGTAAGCGTAATAAACTCGACTGGTTTTACTGTACATTTTCACTGTTTACTTGCTCTTTATGTTTCAGTGATACAGAATTGTGTGCTTCTAACATTGTCAACCACTGCTGATGATATGAACATGGTCCCAGTTTCTCTGAATTGGGTTAGATGTTAACTGTTTGAGTAAAGAACGACTGCTTTCAATTTATGTTTTTTTTTTTTAGGAGTTATGGGTTACTGCTCTCTTGCTTTGTTCTCTTGTTTTTCATATACTATTGCATGGATTGAAAAGATGAACACAAGTCATTTGACTAAATCTGAAGGGAATATGCTATAGGATGGGTCGAGTCAGCTGAGTTGATTCTGTTGTGATTAGCAGTACCACATTTGCAGCAATTTATTTTGATTGTTGATTCCTTGTATGTATAGTTGAACAACAAATTGTGTATTCTTGCAGTTTAGGTTAGACTTAGTCGTCATGATTCTGCACCAGTTTTGATCACCTTTCGAGTCTGTAACAGGTACGTTAGACAGTGTTTGATTATATATCCCCTTCGAATGTCGTATTTTGTTTCTTGTAATATTTTGAGATAAGGAACACATAAGATTTTTTTTTTTTTTCCTATCAAAATCTAGGTAGAATAAGTTGTTGAACTTGAGACAGTTGTGCAAGTTTGATCATGTTTCTGAAAAACCATTTAGGTACAAATGGATTCGGAGTCTAAGCGTCAAGTACAAGGAGTTGATAGAATTAGTGCATTGCCAGATGCACTTGTTTGCCACATATTGTCATTCATCCCTACAGTATATGCCGTGTGGACCACCCTTTTGTCTAGGAGATGGAACAATTTATGGAGGTCCCTTCCTAATTTGGACTTCAATAACGAAGACTTCCCTACCAAGAGGACTGATGATTTTATGGAATTCGTTGATTGTGTACTTGCCTCTCGTGGCTCAACAGACATCCGAAAACTCTCTCTCCACATCCGCCATTGTGAGAACTTCAGTACTGGGGATTTCTATCGCGTTCATAGGTGGATTTGTGCTGCCACTAGGGAGAACCTTGTTGAACTTGATTTCTGTCTTTTGTTTGAGTCTCGCCAGAATGATGAGTTAGAACTGCCTCTAAGCCTTTTCAAATGCAAAACACTTGAGGTTTTGTCAGTGCAATCAAATTGCATCACCTACCCTGCTGCTACAAAAGGGTGTTTCCCAAGCCTCAAGGTCCTTGATGTATCAGATTTTCGTCCTGATGTTGATTCAATGCAGAAGTTCTTTTCTCATTTCCCTGTGCTCGAAGAGTTGAATATTTATGCATACCCTTGTTTTTACAATGTTTTCAATATCAAAGTCTCTGCACCTGAATTGAAGACACTGAGAATATCGTTGGACTATTTCAGTCACAACTATATGCGTCCCAACAATATTTTTATCAATGCCCCAAAGCTGGAGAACCTTGAAGTCACAGATGGTGTTTTAACAAATTACAGTTTGGAGAGTACAAGATGTCCAGAAAGAACTAAGATTGTATATTCTAACAGACGTCTAAATAATGACTATTGGTTCATTCAAGATAAAGATGATGTATTTGAAGATGAAGCCCCGAGATTCACTATTCGTGCAGCTGCTTTACTTGAAAAAGTTCAGAATGTTAAATGTCTGTCTCTTGAATCTCGTCCTAAATGTTTGGAGGTAAGTATTTGCTAATTAATTTGTTCTCCTGAAACTGGTTGTCTTATGTATATCTTTCAGCTATTGCCTTGCCTGATCTTCTGTCCGATGAACATATGATCTTTCATGAAGGCTTGTTGTGTACCTGCTTTGGAATATTTGGTCAAATTGGAGCTGGCTCTTCTTGACTGCTACAACTGGGAGTTGCTAACAGAATTGCTGAAGAGATCGCCTAAGCTGGAATATCTTGGATTAGAACATAAAGTAAGATGCACTTCTACCCAGTCTCCTTGATACCAACATGTCTTCGATTTATCTTTCTCATATGATTCAATCTTGTAAATATAATTGTCAGAAAACCAGCTTTCATGAATCCTTAGAGCGTGAATGGAATCCACCTGAGTCTGTGCCTATTTGTTTGGCATCAAGCCTCAAGACTATCTGCGTAAACGGATTCAAAGGAAGGCGGTATGAGATGGAGGTTGCAAAGTATTTGTTAAACCACGGCGAAGTTCTGAACACCATGACTATTTCAACCAAGGATCAGTTTGGTTGTCAGGATGGTCGTCCTTACAAGACAGAGGAAGAGTTATGCAAGGAATTTCACGCATGTCAAAAGGGTTCAAAGATCTGCCGTGTTAACATAATTTATGATGCAGGATTCTTTTCTTTTGAAAAGTTCAGTTCTTAGTTCTTGAAGGATTGGTGTTTAAGAACCTTCTCTGTT from Fragaria vesca subsp. vesca linkage group LG3, FraVesHawaii_1.0, whole genome shotgun sequence harbors:
- the LOC101296192 gene encoding F-box/LRR-repeat protein At3g58930-like — translated: MDSESKRQVQGVDRISALPDALVCHILSFIPTVYAVWTTLLSRRWNNLWRSLPNLDFNNEDFPTKRTDDFMEFVDCVLASRGSTDIRKLSLHIRHCENFSTGDFYRVHRWICAATRENLVELDFCLLFESRQNDELELPLSLFKCKTLEVLSVQSNCITYPAATKGCFPSLKVLDVSDFRPDVDSMQKFFSHFPVLEELNIYAYPCFYNVFNIKVSAPELKTLRISLDYFSHNYMRPNNIFINAPKLENLEVTDGVLTNYSLESTRCPERTKIVYSNRRLNNDYWFIQDKDDVFEDEAPRFTIRAAALLEKVQNVKCLSLESRPKCLEACCVPALEYLVKLELALLDCYNWELLTELLKRSPKLEYLGLEHKKTSFHESLEREWNPPESVPICLASSLKTICVNGFKGRRYEMEVAKYLLNHGEVLNTMTISTKDQFGCQDGRPYKTEEELCKEFHACQKGSKICRVNIIYDAGFFSFEKFSS
- the LOC101292385 gene encoding probable sodium/metabolite cotransporter BASS1, chloroplastic-like, translated to MQSSLSYSHCNKTFTFKPNPNPIPNQSLLRPTKPSSKPPTPPSSSIHLTLRSHSHPQPLSPQNPKRPFSSVTPLGSGISSNSFSANGNRSFRDWVEAASEAVSNAFPIWVALGCLLGLLSPASFNWVTPKFNFLGLTVTMLGMGMTLTFNDLRDALAMPKELFCGFALQYSVMPLSGYFVSKLLNLPSHYAAGLILVACCPGGTASNIVTYIARGNVALSVLMTAASTVSAVIMTPFLTAKLAGQYVAVDAAGMLFSTLQVVLLPVIAGAFLNQYFQGLVKFVSPLMPPIAVATVGVLCGNAIAQSSSAILTSGLQVVLASSLLHASGFFFGYVLSRLLGLDVAASRTISIEVGMQNSVLGVVLATQHFGNPLTAVPCAVSSVCHSIIGSALAGIWRRSVPKEQE